The following proteins are encoded in a genomic region of Cryptomeria japonica chromosome 11, Sugi_1.0, whole genome shotgun sequence:
- the LOC131051383 gene encoding pentatricopeptide repeat-containing protein At3g22690: protein MNKMGIGNRIVYNKIVDMYAKCRRQADARKVFDQMPERDVCAWTTMIAAYAKHGPAEEALKLFDNMKQIGVMPNGFTFASIVSACASLVSLEKGEEIHEEIRRCGFECHVPVANALLDMYVKCERLDRARRVFDEMAHRNVVSWSAMIAGYAAQGEPEEALGLFGRMQLMGIRPNQFTFASVLPACTRFGSLEKGMEIHLGIIRGGFCSNVIVMTALVDMYAKCGSMEKARELFDGMQERTVVSWNVMIAGYAHNGLVDKAMEVFNEMPQQDLLSWNSMIAGLALNGKRDKALKLYQQMQLAGLRPDSMTFTGILPVCANFAALEQGREIHEKIIRNGLHSHVNVANALIDMYGKCGTIQKARYLFDKMHHRDVVSWTAMITGYSMHGCGKEALELLEQMKTSGVKPNEVTFVCVLSACSHAGLVDEGYQCFKDMSEFYKIIPRMEHYSCMVDLLGRAGRLDEARDFINQMPVQPKAAVWKSLLSACRLYNNIELGEWAAEHVFELDWKNAAPYVLLSNMYAVAGRWDTIERVRRMMKDRGIQKTPGCSWIEVNKEVHNFIGGDRSHPEIHKIYTKLEILSREMKVAGYVPDIRFVLNDVKEEEKEEILRHHSERLAIAFGLINTPPGTIIRIVKNLRVCGDCHSASKFISKITAREIVVRDANRYHCFKDGQCSCGDYW, encoded by the exons ATGAACAAGATGGGGATAGGAAACAGAATTGTATATAACAAAATTGTAGACATGTATGCCAAATGCCGAAGGCAGGCAGATGCTCGCAAAGTGTTTGACCAAATGCCTGAAAGAGATGTCTGTGCATGGACCACCATGATTGCAGCTTATGCAAAACACGGTCCTGCAGAGGAGGCACTGAAACTATTCGACAATATGAAACAAATAGGAGTCATGCCTAATGGGTTCACCTTTGCCAGCATTGTTTCTGCATGCGCTAGCTTGGTGTCTTTGGAAAAGGGGGAGGAGATCCATGAAGAGATAAGGAGATGTGGGTTTGAATGTCATGTTCCTGTTGCAAATGCACTCTTAGATATGTATGTTAAATGCGAGAGACTAGACAGGGCACGCCGTGTGTTTGACGAAATGGCTCATCGAAATGTTGTATCATGGAGTGCCATGATTGCAG gatatgcagcaCAAGGGGAACCTGAGGAGGCATTGGGTTTGTTTGGCAGAATGCAATTAATGGGTATTCGTCCCAATCAATTCACTTTTGCCAGTGTTCTCCCTGCTTGTACGAGATTCGGGTCATTGGAAAAGGGGATGGAGATCCATTTAGGGATAATAAGAGGTGGATTTTGTTCTAATGTGATCGTCATGACTGCACTAGTGGACATGTATGCAAAGTGCGGGAGCATGGAGaaggcacgtgaattgtttgaTGGAATGCAGGAACGAACGGTTGTCTCGTGGAATGTTATGATTGCAGGGTATGCCCATAATGGATTAGTTGACAAGGCGATGGAAGTCTTCAATGAAATGCCTCAACAGGACTTGTTGTCATGGAATTCCATGATTGCAGGGCTTGCACTGAATGGGAAAAGAGACAAGGCTCTGAAGCTTTATCAGCAAATGCAACTGGCAGGGTTGCGGCCTGATTCAATGACATTCACAGGTATCCTTCCGGTGTGTGCCAATTTTGCAGCTCTTGAACAGGGCAGGGAGATCCATGAAAAAATAATTAGAAATGGATTACATTCTCATGTTAATGTGGCTAATGCTCTCATTGACATGTATGGAAAATGTGGGACTATACAGAAGGCACGCTATTTGTTTGATAAGATGCATCACCGAGATGTTGTCTCCTGGACAGCGATGATCACAGGGTATTCCATGCATGGTTGTGGCAAGGAGGCCTTGGAACTCTTGGAGCAGATGAAAACCAGTGGTGTGAAACCCAATGAAGTCACCTTTGTTTGTGTTCTATCTGCTTGCAGTCATGCAGGTTTAGTGGATGAAGGCTATCAATGCTTCAAAGACATGAGTGAATTTTATAAAATCATACCTAGAATGGAGCACTATAGCtgcatggttgaccttcttggtcgTGCTGGGCGTCTTGATGAAGCACGTGACTTTATCAACCAAATGCCAGTACAACCTAAAGCTGCTGTGTGGAAAAGTCTGCTTAGTGCCTGTAGGTTATACAATAATATAGAGCTAGGGGAATGGGCAGCAGAACACGTTTTTGAGTTGGACTGGAAAAACGCAGCACCTTATGTGCTTCTCTCAAACATGTATGCTGTAGCTGGTAGGTGGGACACCATTGAAAGAGTACGGAGAATGATGAAAGACAGAGGCATACAAAAGACACCCGGATGCAGTTGGATTGAAGTTAACAAAGAGGTTCACAATTTCATTGGAGGAGACAGGTCACACCCAGAAATACACAAAATTTATACAAAGTTGGAGATATTGTCTCGGGAGATGAAGGTTGCAGGATATGTTCCTGATATAAGGTTTGTATTAAACGATGTGAAGGAGGAGGAGAAGGAAGAAATTCTTCGCCACCATAGTGAACGGCTTGCAATTGCATTTGGGCTCATAAATACACCTCCTGGAACAATCATTCGAATTGTCAAAAATCTTAGAGTATGTGGCGACTGCCATTCTGCAAGCAAGTTCATCTCCAAGATCACTGCAAGAGAAATTGTTGTAAGGGATGCCAACCGTTACCATTGTTTCAAAGATGGACAATGTTCCTGTGGAGATTATTGGTGA